The sequence below is a genomic window from Leptospira inadai serovar Lyme str. 10.
CGGGCAATTCGTGGATTTTTGCAAAGATAAATTGCCGGATTGGAATTCGGAGGCGTTTTCCGATTCCCGTACAAAATTACTGCATATGGACGGGCGAAAGTATCTGGAAGATACGAACGAAACCTTCGATGTCATCATCACGGACATTACGGACATTCTTTTGGATGGGCCGGCGATCCGTTTGTACACTCAGGAATTTTACGCCCTCTGCGCCCGGAAATTAAATAAGGACGGGTATCTGGCTCTCCAAGCGCTGGAACTATCTCCGTCAGTTTGGGAACAGCACGCGACGCTGAGGAGAACGATTCGCAAATCTTTCGCATCGGTGGAAAGTTATAGCATTTTTGTTCCCTCGTTCACTTCGACTTGGGGATTTATCATCGCTTCTAATTCGGGAAGTCCGATTCTTTCCACCGAAGTTCTCGCGGAGAAATTGGAAAAAAGAAATTTATCCTCCAAACTCTTTGCGTTCGACGAAATTACGTATAAGGGAATTTTTTCCTTACCAAAGGATCTCCGCAAATATCTGACCTTGGACGGCTCGATCTTGGAAGACGGGCAGCCGTTAAAATTCTTTCCGAGAGACAAAGAATTTAGAAGAGGGGGTAAAAAGTGACCCAGAGCCAAATGCTCTTTAGGGTGTATTTCTTATCTCAAAGCAAAACCGAATCTGGGCTACCTGCCGGAATCGGTTCCATTTCATCTCCAACAAAACGGGCATGGACTCTAGGCTTTCCTTTTGATTGCATCGTCATCGAAGGGAGTGGCTCGGGCGAGGAAGGCGATCCTCTTTTTATCGAGGATTGGCTTAAAAAGAACGGATACGGATATTCGATAGCCGAGACGTCTCGTTCGATTCGATTGGATAAAGAAAAAGGAAATTCACGACAAAAGGAAGCGCCTTCTCTCTTTGCAGCAAGGGCGGCGCTGATCGCTTTTTTTGAAACTGCGGGTTCTTTCTTGGAGCAATCCAAAGAATGGGTGGTTCGAAGCTATTCGAAATACTCTAAAGTGACCACGTTACAATTACTAACTGCGGATGAAGTTCGGGAAAAACATGACCGTAGTCTAATGTTACGAGTTCGATTAGAATCAACTTGTTCTTTACTCGCGGACCCATTCAACACAAACTGGAAAGAGTTACGAGAATTTGGAGCAGGTAAGCAAGGACCGACTTTAGAGCAGTTGGAATCCTTGATGAGCTCTTGGGAATCCATTCAGGAAGCGTTAGAGCTTCTTATGGAAAGAGTTTCCGAAAAGAAGTTTTTATTTTGGGAAATGCTCGCCGAATATATGATCGTAGTTCTCATCCTTCTGGAACTAGTGATAGGGATAATGGACTACATACATACTTAAATAAGGTATCGAATGCAACTCTGTTCATATAAGTCAAGGGCAAGCGTTGCATTCGTATTTCTTTTTTTTTGTGGAACTTCCGCCTTATATGTGCTGACCGCACAAAATTCCTCCTCTCCTTTCGGCCCCAAAAATCAAAAAAAATCGAAACAGGAAAAACCGGGCCTCGTTAAAAAGGTTCAAGATGGAAATGAGAACGCTAGTTCGAATGGAAAAGACGTAAAGAAGCAGACGAAGCTTGGCGTACAAGATGCGGAAGACGATAACGATAAGGATGAAGAAGAAGAAAATCATCCTCCTCTCCTTGCGAAAACACCGGAAAAGGAAGAAGACGACGAAGAAGAGGATAAAATCGAAGTCAATGTCGAGTTCGCGACGGACTTTATATTTAGAGGGAATTCCTTCGGGAGTGAAACGATCAGCCAAAGGGATAATATCGCCTACAAATCGTTCCTCCCGGCTTATACGTTTCAGCCTTCGATCGAAATTCCCGTAACGGACCGTCTCACTGTGGAATTTTGGTTTAACTTGTTTATGAGTCATCTCGGAAATCGCGATTCGGATCAACGATTTTTACAAAACGGTCCCGGAGGACCTGAGCTGTTAGGCTATTATCAACCTGCGCTAATGCAAGGGCAGCTTCCTTTTGATCCTAGATATGTTCACCCTTATAAGGAAGATAACGGATTAAAATGGGACAACGGGGGAGAAATAGAGGTCACTTACGAACTAAGCAGATCGAAATTCGGAAACGTGAATGTGGGCTTTTTTTCCTACAATACGTTTCTTGCAAAAGATCGATTTTCCTGGACTCAATTCTTCGTTAATTGGGAAATTCCGGCCGCTAAATTTTTAAATCCGAAACTTTCCTTTTACAAGACGACCGATCCCGATAATCTTTCGGCGACGACAGGAATTAACAAAGGTTGGGGGTATATTCCCTTCGAAATAAGTCATGAATTTAAGCTTCGCGAATCGATGAAGCTTTCCCTTTCGACATCGATCGGATATATCATCAGAAATAATCCCGCCGATAATCGATCCGGATTTTCGGATATAACCACAACGGCCAAATATTCGATCGGATCATTCTTCCTATCCGCAAACGTCGCCTACCGGCCCGATATGGAGATTTACGATAATAGTTACTACTTCGACAATATCAGGGGCCGGTATCAAAATGAGGACGGGCTCACTGTGGATCCTTCAAAGCAGTATGGAATTTACAATAACGCCTTTAAGCAAGCCGTCGTTAATAACGTTCCTGATCCGATCGTCCAGAAGGCGATCATCGATTCCTACCAAAGCCAGGCCATCGTTAGAGCAATCTATTATTTCTCGATCGGCTACACTAAGTATCTATAGTTTCCGTGCAGAGGACGGAAGACGGAGGACTGAAGACAGAACATTGATGAGCCAGGTTTCTATGTTCTACAGGAAGATTCCTCAGTTATCAGTGGATTTTTCGTCTAACCCCGCTGCCTTTCCAACATCTAGCAGCTACTGTCTTCCGTCCTCTGACCTCTGTCTTCTGAAAAAGCGAACACGTCTGTCCTCAGTCCCCTGAAGGGCTCTCGTAAATAGGTGTCAGGTATTAAATATTGCTTCGCTTTAGGCCTGTAGGCAAGGCCATGAGAAGAGGCCGGTGATACATTATTATTTTATATTATTCTAATTCTTTCGGACGCTCCGGGGTTCGAGAAGCTCCGAAGGGTGCGCTCATGGAAAAGGAGGTTTTATCGGGAGTTTAATTTGGCGGGATAATTACTATTGGGACTAAACGGAAAAGGATGGGGGAATTCGGTTAAAAAATACAAAAAGGTATTGACGGGTGTGGAGACGTAATTATTGTGG
It includes:
- a CDS encoding fused MFS/spermidine synthase encodes the protein MDPTTKSWFTEQVDYREMHQFLKEKNSTSFRTEFQQVELHNLTAFGRTMVLDGAVQSAEADEHLFHECLVQPAMLAHPEPKKVLILGGGEGATLREVLKHPSVELAVMVDIDGQFVDFCKDKLPDWNSEAFSDSRTKLLHMDGRKYLEDTNETFDVIITDITDILLDGPAIRLYTQEFYALCARKLNKDGYLALQALELSPSVWEQHATLRRTIRKSFASVESYSIFVPSFTSTWGFIIASNSGSPILSTEVLAEKLEKRNLSSKLFAFDEITYKGIFSLPKDLRKYLTLDGSILEDGQPLKFFPRDKEFRRGGKK